Proteins encoded in a region of the Oncorhynchus clarkii lewisi isolate Uvic-CL-2024 chromosome 18, UVic_Ocla_1.0, whole genome shotgun sequence genome:
- the LOC139372648 gene encoding uncharacterized protein, with translation MTATTEAPTITSTATPATPTVAPTTTASRTTTAATRTTAARMTTTVSLLNITTEVPATAPTTTVAPTTTTSAAPTTTTAALTTTFVDITTTTTRALATETTITPTTTTTSAARTTTTAAPTTTAASTTTAAPTTTTTAAFTRTTTAPTINSTIEAPTSTTITEASITTTTVSSTMTTTTSAAIMKTTNLAPTMATPALTATTTTVASSMAIQPAGPTTTTTTVAPTMTTTAAPTSTTTIVLPTFTSTSMVSGTSTTSMASGTSTTRFGTVVVFVRLVFQLNTLVPTEDDVLGVINKQLSRQFNIQRSTQTTFQNATYIKLTHTSFAVDLGFKITNVTMESQRDRLAFTSETYNKIQDSINSLLHEILSKPDGKQFVFPNANFTIVGTQIRADIMYVYKEEDIKLPSAFLEEVLKVSGLLTTTVAPTTTSTSPLPTLLLTTTFNTTSNEGFPGWALAIIIPCGIAIILVPLWILLCCMLCGCCAAVRRRWHRRRSYNVQYTTRNGFF, from the exons ATGACAGCTACAACTGAAGCTCCTACGATCACTTCAACAGCAACACCTGCAACaccaactgtagctcctacgacaactgcatctcgtacgacaactgcagctactAGGACAACTGCAGCTCGTATGACAACAACTGTATCTCTTCTGAACATTACAACTGAGGTACCTgctactgctcctactacaactgtagctcctactaCAACTACATCAGCAGCGCCtacaacaaccactgcagctctTACTACAACATTTGTAGATattacaacaactacaactagaGCACTTGCTACAGAAACTACAATtacacctactacgacaaccacaagtGCAGCAcgtactacgacaactgcagcacctacgacaactgcagcttctacgacaactgcagctcctacgacaaccacaactgcagctttTACAAGAACTACCACTGCTCCTACTATCAACAGCACCATAGAAGCTCCTACTTCCACAACCATAACTGAAGCTTCTATAACCACCACAACTGTATCTTCTACTATGACAACCACAACTTCAGCTGCCATAATGAAAACTACAAATTTAGCTCCAACAATGGCAACTCCAGCTCTTacagccaccaccaccactgtagcTTCTAGCATGGCAATTCAACCTGCAGGTCCTACAACAACGACCACAACTGTTGCTCCAACAATgactacaactgcagcacctacaaGTACAACCACAATTGTACTTCCAACTTTTACTTCAACTTCTATGGTTTCAGGGACATCAACAACTTCTATGGCTTCAGGGACATCAACAACCAG ATTTGGCACAGTGGTGGTTTTTGTTAGACTGGTGTTCCAGCTCAACACACTAGTCCCCACTGAGGATGATGTCCTTGGTGTCATCAACAAGCAACTGTCTCGTCAATTCAACATTCAGAGAAGCACTCAAACCACCTTCCAGAATGCAACTTATATCA AACTTACACATACTTCATTTGCCGTCGATCTTGGTTTCAAAATAACCAATGTAACCATGGAGTCTCAAAGAGATAGACTCGCATTCACCAGCGAGACCTACAACAAGATACAGGATTCAATTAACAGCCTA CTCCATGAAATTCTTAGTAAACCAGATGGCAAACAATTTGTCTTTCCCAATGCCAACTTCAC TATTGTTGGCACTCAAATCAGGGCAGACATCATGTATGTATACAAAGAGGAAGACATCAAGCTCCCTAGTgcttttctagaggaagtcttaaAAGTCTCAG GTCTCCTAACAACCACGGTTGCCCCAACAACTACCAGCACCTCACCACTTCCAACCCTTTTGCTGACCACTACTTTCAATACCACAAGTAATGAAGGTTTTCCTGGCTGGGCTCTGGCCATTATCATCCCCTGTGGCATCGCTATCATTCTGGTACCCCTGTGGATCCTGCTATGT TGCATGCTATGTGGCTGTTGTGCAGCTGTAAGGAGACGCTGGCACAGACGTAGATCTTACAATGTACAGTACACCACCAGAAACGGTTTCTTCTGA